A genomic stretch from Triplophysa dalaica isolate WHDGS20190420 chromosome 4, ASM1584641v1, whole genome shotgun sequence includes:
- the LOC130419589 gene encoding chemerin-like receptor 1, which yields MSTTPDYEELFSERNENQTEKEPYQYQIRMMYLVTYGIVLVLGLSLNFILVFVGWQRYKSYKKIAIWVLALAATHLIFCGALVFQLLYAYYDFEWYYGTVTCKLSSYITYGSMYSTATILSLWSFNSAFSKSACIKRSKNCNIFLILFSWTLAAVLAMPSLFSREIQLVRCVDDYDFYFKTSPGAIKKLKAVVVSRLLFGLVIPAFVMFVSCCVATKSFHNTCVPCKKQTQIICAVKVVYFVCWGPQIFLTLLQATTNNLYPNAFKYGLPTATALATTHCFTCPLIYILGECSVKMHWMTHDPDGIENTADHRLHLLNKSSA from the coding sequence ATGTCGACCACCCCAGACTATGAAGAATTGTTTTCTGAGCGTAATGAAAATCAAACTGAGAAAGAGCCTTACCAATATCAGATCAGGATGATGTACCTTGTTACATACGGAATCGTCCTTGTCCTGGGTCTGTCCCTCAACTTCATCCTTGTGTTCGTTGGATGGCAGAGGTACAAGAGTTACAAGAAAATTGCCATTTGGGTTTTGGCTTTGGCTGCAACACACTTAATATTCTGTGGAGCTTTAGTGTTTCAATTGCTCTATGCTTATTATGACTTCGAATGGTACTATGGAACTGTGACTTGCAAGCTGTCGTCCTACATCACCTACGGTAGCATGTATTCCACAGCGACCATCCTGAGTCTTTGGAGCTTTAACTCTGCTTTTTCCAAAAGTGCATGCATAAAAAGGTCCAAGAACTGCaacatttttctgattttattcTCTTGGACTTTAGCGGCTGTCCTTGCGATGCCATCGCTGTTTTCCAGAGAGATTCAGCTGGTTCGGTGTGTTGACGattatgacttttattttaaaacatctcCAGGTGCCATTAAAAAGCTGAAGGCTGTCGTTGTGTCGCGACTTCTGTTCGGGCTTGTCATACCTGcttttgtaatgtttgtcaGTTGCTGTGTGGCGACCAAATCCTTTCACAATACATGTGTACCATGTAAGAAGCAGACACAGATTATTTGTGCTGTCAAGGTCGTATACTTTGTGTGCTGGGGCCCGCAAATTTTTTTAACCCTGCTTCAAGCTACGACAAATAATCTATACCcgaatgcatttaaatatggACTTCCTACAGCAACGGCACTTGCTACAACACACTGCTTCACGTGTCCTCTCATCTACATTTTAGGAGAATGTAGTGTTAAAATGCACTGGATGACGCATGACCCTGATGGTATTGAAAATACAGCAGATCATAGACTCCATTTGTTAAATAAGAGCAGTGCATAA